One Lacipirellulaceae bacterium DNA window includes the following coding sequences:
- a CDS encoding amidohydrolase family protein, with product MKPLSLRARWVLPMDTPAIEDGMVTISGGKIVEVGRAAEFSGPCEDLGDVALIPGLVNAHTHLEFSDQQAPLGPADEGLPAWIRSVIADRQRGNRDAKAAIQKGLAESLEFGVTTVAEIATSPASYYYADSDSPNLLLLAEAIGFSHARADSVFQGLEHQIAGYLEKCNIDSGVAGVGVSPHAPYTVSLKLLDTLIELAVANRYPVAMHLAESEEELQLLRANDGPFQELLDERSMWDPEVIPLGTRPLDYLKRLSHAEKALVIHGNYLDDAEIDFLGQRRERLSVVYCPRTHNYFDHKAYPLEKMRAAGVRVVAGTDSRASNPDLSVLAELRTIARQFPTIPPEEVLAMGTSQAAEAIGWEAKVGTITPGKLADLVALPCEIDENPLTAILESDTSPVGVWLLGQKL from the coding sequence ATGAAGCCTCTCTCGTTACGTGCTCGCTGGGTCTTGCCAATGGATACGCCCGCCATTGAGGACGGCATGGTAACGATCTCTGGCGGTAAGATTGTTGAAGTGGGTCGCGCCGCGGAATTCTCAGGCCCCTGTGAAGACCTTGGCGACGTTGCACTGATCCCAGGGTTGGTTAACGCACACACGCATTTGGAGTTTAGCGACCAGCAAGCTCCGCTTGGTCCGGCGGATGAAGGGCTTCCAGCTTGGATTCGCAGCGTCATCGCAGATCGTCAACGCGGAAACCGCGACGCCAAAGCGGCCATCCAGAAGGGGTTGGCTGAATCCCTAGAATTCGGCGTCACTACCGTGGCAGAGATTGCCACTTCCCCCGCATCCTACTACTACGCTGACTCAGATAGCCCCAACTTGCTCCTGCTAGCCGAGGCCATTGGGTTCTCACACGCCCGAGCAGATTCGGTCTTTCAGGGACTTGAGCATCAGATAGCAGGCTATCTCGAAAAGTGTAATATCGACTCTGGCGTCGCTGGCGTTGGGGTTAGCCCCCATGCACCCTACACGGTAAGCCTCAAACTGCTCGATACGCTGATTGAGCTTGCTGTTGCTAACCGCTATCCCGTGGCCATGCACCTGGCTGAATCGGAAGAAGAACTACAACTACTGCGCGCAAACGACGGGCCGTTTCAGGAGCTTCTGGACGAACGCAGTATGTGGGATCCCGAGGTGATTCCGCTCGGAACGCGCCCCCTGGATTATCTGAAGAGACTTTCACATGCCGAGAAGGCTTTAGTGATTCATGGCAATTATCTGGACGATGCCGAAATCGATTTCCTTGGCCAAAGGCGAGAACGGTTATCAGTTGTCTATTGCCCGCGAACGCACAATTATTTTGATCACAAAGCCTACCCTTTGGAAAAAATGAGAGCCGCAGGGGTCCGCGTCGTAGCGGGAACGGATAGCCGCGCGTCGAATCCTGATCTTTCTGTCCTTGCCGAACTACGAACCATCGCGAGGCAGTTCCCCACAATTCCGCCAGAAGAGGTGTTGGCGATGGGAACTTCTCAAGCTGCGGAAGCGATCGGCTGGGAAGCAAAGGTTGGCACGATTACGCCGGGGAAACTCGCGGATTTGGTGGCTCTGCCGTGCGAGATTGACGAGAATCCATTGACAGCAATTTTGGAAAGCGATACGTCTCCAGTGGGTGTCTGGCTTCTTGGGCAAAAGTTGTAG